The Temnothorax longispinosus isolate EJ_2023e chromosome 12, Tlon_JGU_v1, whole genome shotgun sequence genome includes a window with the following:
- the Acbp1 gene encoding acyl-CoA-binding protein isoform X2: protein MLRDTASSRFNNAAIAVKELAAQPEDEDLLELYALYKQSTVGDCNTERPGMLDFKGKAKWDAWNGKKSMEQETAKEEYIAKVEALIASIGKK, encoded by the exons atgctgCGAGATACCGCTTCAAGC AGATTTAATAATGCGGCTATAGCGGTAAAGGAATTGGCTGCGCAGCCAGAAGACGAAGATTTACTCGAGTTGTACGCATTGTACAAGCAATCCACTGTTGGCGATTGTAATACAG agagacCGGGTATGTTGGATTTCAAAGGAAAAGCGAAATGGGACGCTTGGAATGGTAAAAAAAGCATGGAACAAGAAACGGCGAAAGAAGAATACATTGCTAAAGTGGAGGCACTAATCGCTTCAATCGGAAAGAAGTAG
- the LOC139822790 gene encoding dnaJ homolog subfamily B member 6 isoform X2, with protein MVDYYRVLEVQRTSTSADIKKAYRKLALKWHPDKNPENLEEANKRFKEISEAYEVLSDDKKKRVYDQYGKEGLQMPGGKRRHGDDFDAHFGGTFVFRDPEEVFREFFDGIPFEDLFAGFHGGGPRRNAGGRHGHSANNSLSTSFFGPFGFGFRLPFNDLMENAGTAGNFASFGTFTSFDGMSGGTAVKRTSTSTRFIDGKKITTKKVFENGKETIMSYENDVLKSKTVNGVPQSITFDEASTSRQVCENVNDNTMGSHSSSATHGDYLKASRVKTRHHPHMSKKHDRSKRK; from the exons ATGGTGGATTACTACAGAGTGCTCGAAGTACAGCGGACCTCTACCAGCGCTGACATCAAAAAGGC GTATAGGAAGTTGGCATTGAAATGGCATCCGGACAAGAATCCAGAGAATTTGGAAGAGGCGAATAAGAGATTCAAGGAAATTTCAGAAGCGTATGAAGTCTTGAGCGACG ACAAGAAGAAACGTGTTTACGATCAGTATGGCAAGGAAGGTCTTCAAATGCCTGGGGGCAAACGACGCCATGGAGATGACTTTGACGCGCACTTCGGCGGCACGTTCGTTTTCAGAGATCCTGAGGAAGTATTTAGAGAATTTTTCGATGGGATACCGTTCGAAGACTTGTTCGCCG GTTTTCACGGCGGTGGTCCACGAAGAAATGCTGGAGGAAGACACGGTCACTCGGCTAATAACAGTCTGAGTACTTCTTTCTTCGGACCCTTTGGATTCGGCTTTCGTTTGCcgtttaatgatttaatggAGAATGCCGGTACCGCAGGAAACTTCGCTTCCTTTGGTACTTTCACTAGTTTCGACGGAATGAGCGGTGGTACTGCTGTGAAACGTACCAGCACCTCTACTCGTTTCATCGATGGAAAGAAAATTACGACCAAAAA AGTCTTTGAAAATGGAAAAGAAACGATAATGTCTTATGAAAATGATGTACTGAAATCGAAGACAGTGAATGGCGTACCGCAGTCAATAAC gTTCGACGAAGCATCGACGAGTCGTCAAGTCTGTGAGAACGTCAACGATAACACGATGGGTAGCCACAGCTCGAGCGCGACCCACGGCGACTATCTAAAAGCTAGCAGAGTAAAGACGCGTCATCATCCGCACATGAGTAAGAAGCACGATAGAAGTAAGAGGAAATAA
- the Acbp1 gene encoding acyl-CoA-binding protein isoform X3 yields MSLDERFNNAAIAVKELAAQPEDEDLLELYALYKQSTVGDCNTERPGMLDFKGKAKWDAWNGKKSMEQETAKEEYIAKVEALIASIGKK; encoded by the exons AGATTTAATAATGCGGCTATAGCGGTAAAGGAATTGGCTGCGCAGCCAGAAGACGAAGATTTACTCGAGTTGTACGCATTGTACAAGCAATCCACTGTTGGCGATTGTAATACAG agagacCGGGTATGTTGGATTTCAAAGGAAAAGCGAAATGGGACGCTTGGAATGGTAAAAAAAGCATGGAACAAGAAACGGCGAAAGAAGAATACATTGCTAAAGTGGAGGCACTAATCGCTTCAATCGGAAAGAAGTAG
- the Acbp1 gene encoding acyl-CoA-binding protein isoform X1, with the protein MRHGMDTIRRFNNAAIAVKELAAQPEDEDLLELYALYKQSTVGDCNTERPGMLDFKGKAKWDAWNGKKSMEQETAKEEYIAKVEALIASIGKK; encoded by the exons AGATTTAATAATGCGGCTATAGCGGTAAAGGAATTGGCTGCGCAGCCAGAAGACGAAGATTTACTCGAGTTGTACGCATTGTACAAGCAATCCACTGTTGGCGATTGTAATACAG agagacCGGGTATGTTGGATTTCAAAGGAAAAGCGAAATGGGACGCTTGGAATGGTAAAAAAAGCATGGAACAAGAAACGGCGAAAGAAGAATACATTGCTAAAGTGGAGGCACTAATCGCTTCAATCGGAAAGAAGTAG
- the LOC139822790 gene encoding dnaJ homolog subfamily B member 6 isoform X1 has product MVDYYRVLEVQRTSTSADIKKAYRKLALKWHPDKNPENLEEANKRFKEISEAYEVLSDDVKRRTYDQRLYQRAASRPGRGFTFRSFFDSPFQRYFDKKKRVYDQYGKEGLQMPGGKRRHGDDFDAHFGGTFVFRDPEEVFREFFDGIPFEDLFAGFHGGGPRRNAGGRHGHSANNSLSTSFFGPFGFGFRLPFNDLMENAGTAGNFASFGTFTSFDGMSGGTAVKRTSTSTRFIDGKKITTKKVFENGKETIMSYENDVLKSKTVNGVPQSITFDEASTSRQVCENVNDNTMGSHSSSATHGDYLKASRVKTRHHPHMSKKHDRSKRK; this is encoded by the exons ATGGTGGATTACTACAGAGTGCTCGAAGTACAGCGGACCTCTACCAGCGCTGACATCAAAAAGGC GTATAGGAAGTTGGCATTGAAATGGCATCCGGACAAGAATCCAGAGAATTTGGAAGAGGCGAATAAGAGATTCAAGGAAATTTCAGAAGCGTATGAAGTCTTGAGCGACG ATGTGAAGAGACGCACTTACGATCAGCGCTTGTATCAGAGGGCGGCGTCAAGGCCCGGCCGTGGATTCACCTTCCGGAGTTTCTTTGATTCTCCCTTCCAGCGATATTTCG ACAAGAAGAAACGTGTTTACGATCAGTATGGCAAGGAAGGTCTTCAAATGCCTGGGGGCAAACGACGCCATGGAGATGACTTTGACGCGCACTTCGGCGGCACGTTCGTTTTCAGAGATCCTGAGGAAGTATTTAGAGAATTTTTCGATGGGATACCGTTCGAAGACTTGTTCGCCG GTTTTCACGGCGGTGGTCCACGAAGAAATGCTGGAGGAAGACACGGTCACTCGGCTAATAACAGTCTGAGTACTTCTTTCTTCGGACCCTTTGGATTCGGCTTTCGTTTGCcgtttaatgatttaatggAGAATGCCGGTACCGCAGGAAACTTCGCTTCCTTTGGTACTTTCACTAGTTTCGACGGAATGAGCGGTGGTACTGCTGTGAAACGTACCAGCACCTCTACTCGTTTCATCGATGGAAAGAAAATTACGACCAAAAA AGTCTTTGAAAATGGAAAAGAAACGATAATGTCTTATGAAAATGATGTACTGAAATCGAAGACAGTGAATGGCGTACCGCAGTCAATAAC gTTCGACGAAGCATCGACGAGTCGTCAAGTCTGTGAGAACGTCAACGATAACACGATGGGTAGCCACAGCTCGAGCGCGACCCACGGCGACTATCTAAAAGCTAGCAGAGTAAAGACGCGTCATCATCCGCACATGAGTAAGAAGCACGATAGAAGTAAGAGGAAATAA